The nucleotide window AAGAGACGTTCAAGAAGATTTcaacaaagaagaagacaaaatggtttttagaattgagaaatatatcaaaaaaacgaattaaaactaaaatgtggCAATGGGGATTCGATCCCAGGTTGGTTGGGGAAACTGAACCCCCTCAACCACTCGGCTAAGCTTCAGACTTGTGTTAGtgggttcaaaatttaatatatacatataaaattttaaaaactgattaaatatacatatatatacagtgTTATTTTTCAACGaagtgggttcatatgaacccacttgAACCATTGTAGGTTCGCCCCTGATTTTACCTACGTTAAAAGAAGGCATGATACATAAATGTGCCCCTTCAACTTGGCTTCAATGGTCATCTATGTCCTCAAACTTTAGGTGTgtataagtagacacttaaacttatataaaactgaacaaatagacacattcgtctTACATGGTGTTCTACATGACAAATTTGTATCTTACGTGgagtcctacgtgtattatgccacgTAGGACGTgtatgtctacttgttcaattatatacaagtttaagtgtctacttgtgcacaccaaaagttgaagggcataaatgtcaattgaagccaagttaaaggtcatatttatgtatgtaaTAATGAACGCTTGAAAATAATCGCAaaagttttctcaaaattttgagTTGAAAGTATATAATAGGATCACTTTATCATGTGGTCACATTCAATATTGTAACATATCATAATTTGAgtgtctaaataaaatttataaatttaaggAATTGTCAATGTATTTGGCATATGTTAAAAGAGGGGTAATTGCCTCTTTAACTTGACatcattttatgtttatgtcctccaactttgggtatgcacaagtaggtacttaaacttgtataaaattgaacaagtagacacatgagtcctaCATGGCACAATACACATAGGACACCACGTAGGATAAAAAATGATATGTAGGATGTCATGTTagacatgtgtgtctatttgttcaactttatacaaatttaagtgtctacttgtgcacacccaaagttgaagggcataaatgtgatttgaagacaagttaaagggcatatttatatattatgccttgTTTGATAGTAATGTTGTTGTCTATATGTGTGTGGATGCATATGTGAGGGAATAATAGAGTACAAGTTGGTCctttctgcaaattttggttCTTACTTAATATCAATTGATATTCGTAATTTACTGGCTCGATAAATTTTGAGTCGCATAAGTAAGGCTTGTTAAGAGGAAAACATTCTGTTTCATTTCTAAAAGTTATAGTCAAAATCTTTGATTAAAGTAAAGTGTTTCAATTCATCTCATCATAATCCTTGATAAATTACCACTCTCCATAAATGGTGGAAGAAAATTGGGTACTTGGGACTAGGGTTGaacataaaatatcaaaaatcgaATTACTGaaccaaatcaaaatttttGGTAATTTGTTCTTCGGTAATTTGGTATTTGGTATTGTATTCAAGAGTAAGATTTTAGAATTATGGTATTcgggtttgggtttgggtttgggtttgggtttggtATGAGACATTAGTACCATTTGGTATTCGTTATTTCCCAAATGccaaattatttacttaatgaaGGTCAAAATATCAACATATGCATTACTCATTAGTACAAGTCCCAATAGAAAGTTAAAGAATAAGCATGAACAATCCAAATATATATGTCCTTTAGTTGTATCAATTTGCTTTGTTCTGATGTCTTCTTACTTGTTGATCTTCTATCATATCGTGCCTCcacataaaatattgaaatgatTGGAGAAATAGTATTAACTTTGTAATACAATTAGCCATAACTTCAATACGATATTATCGAATATCGTACCAAATCGAAGTTTAATTTACCATTTATCGAATtaccaaatcaaaatttaaaaaaatgatatttagtATCTTCTTTTAACTATCAATTACCAAATTACAAAacccaaaatttgaaaaattcaaaccGAATACAGAACGCCCACCCCAACGTGGACTAAATACTCAATACTCACAAATATCTCCCatgtgataaaatttaaaattgacaAAAGAGGGAGAATTGATATGACTCAACTACTTTGTCCAAAGTAGGACCATCTTGAAATTGTCATAGTGTGACATTTTTAAGGTAAGAATTAAGATTATCATGACAGTTGATTCCTTCCTTTTTAATTGGGGAAATAACTGTTTTAATTCATGTATTATTGCGTAATTCTAACTTTGGGTATGCACAAGTAggtacttaaacttgtataaaattgaacaagtagacacatgagtctTACATGACACAATACACATAGGACACCACGTAGGATAAAAAATGATATGTAAGATGTCATGTTagacatgtgtgtctatttgttcaacttcatacaaatttaagtgtctacttgtgcacatccaaagttgaaaggcataaatgtgatttgaaaccaagttaaagggcatatttatatattatgccttaTTTGGTAGTGATGTTGTTGTCTATATGTGTGTGGATGCATAAATGAGGGAATAATAGAGTACAAGTTGGTCCTTTTGCAAATTTTTGTTCTTACTTAAAATCAATTGATATTCGTAATTTACTGGCTCGATAAATTTTGAGTCGCATAAGTAAGGGTTGTTAAGAGGAAAGCATTCTGTATCagatattattttcatttttaaaagttgtAGTCAAAATCTTTGATTAAAGTAAAGTGTTTCAATTTATCTCATAATAATCCATGATAAATTACCGCTCTCCATAAATTGTGGAAGAAAATTGGGTACTTGGGACTAGGGTTGaacataaaatatcaaaaattgaattaccgaattgaataattttttttggtaatttggtCTTCGGTAATTCGGTATTTGATATGGTATTCGAGAGTAAGATTTTAGAATTATGGTATTCGGGTTTGGGTTTGGTATGAGACATTAGTACCATTTGGTCTTCGGTATTTTCCAAATGccaaattatttacttaatgaaGGTCAAAATATCAACATATGCATTACTCATTAGTACAACTCCCAACAGAAAGTTAAATAATAAGCATGAACAATCCAAATACATATGTCCTTTAGTTGTATCAATTTGCTTTTTTCTGATGTCTTCTTACTTGATCTTCTATCATATCGTGCCTCCAcataaaatatagaaatgatTGGAGAAATAGTATTAACTTTGTAATGCAATTAGCTATAACTTCAATACGGTATTATCGAATATCGTACCAAATCGAAGTTTAATTTACCATTTATCGAATtaccaaatcaaaattttaaaaaatgatatttagtATATACTTTTAATTATCAATTACCAAATTACGAAAcccaaattttgaaaaacttaaaCCAAATACAGAACGCGCACCCCAACTTGGACTAAGTACTCAATACTCACAAATATCTCCCATGTGATAAAATTGACAAAAGAGGGAGAATTGATATGACTCAACTACTTTGTCCAAAGTAGGACCATCTTGAAATTGTCATAGTGTGACATTTTTAAGGTAAGAATTAAGATTATCATGACAGTTGATTCCTTCTTTTTTAATTGGGGAAATAACTGTTTTAATTCATGTATTATTGCATAATTCTAATTTTAAACCTTGTGTTATTTAATTATGTCgatttaacttttaattatttgaagTGTGCAGTTTTGATCGTTAAAGTTAACAATAGTTAACTATTTAACAAAATGactatttgaaaatatataaaataaaataaaggattGGTGATTCTAAATtcttgaaaaattatatatatataagggcTTTGTCGTATCTTGAAGGAAATTGTTTGAATTTCTCCAATATGTATATGCGCAATATctctttaagaaaaatgattattCACGTCTCAaagcattttcttcttcaatttatacttcctattttttttaataacataatctaaaaaaaaaaaaaaaacataatctTGAAGGATGATCAATAAAAATGGATGTTAGAAATATTTAAGTAAGATGAAATCTGCTTCAAATTTCATTACAAAACTATAAAGCAGcaaacaaattttcaaactagCAAACAAtagatatttattaaaattgaacaaatttgCTATCATACGCATTTGAAGGGAGGCAAATCAATATGAGATTTTTGATGACCGAAGACCACAAACATGAAAAAGAAATTGCTAATTTTAGAAGAAGCGCTCAAGAAAATGGAATTATTTTTCTCCTAAACTTTAAGTCATGTTGCTTACCAAAGAAAGATAGCAAAAAATTATCTAGTTTTTTTCAATGTACCAAAGAAAATGTGATTGGTTGCAAAAAATTATCACCTAGAGAAGATatctttttttagaaaatgaaaGAGTAGATATGGCACTAAAAAATTCAGTGGAGCACCATAACTCATAGgtcaatattttttcaaaatcagacCACTcaatttatgatatttatagGCTATACAATAATATTGATCATATGTCCATTTCATATAGTAACATCACTATTTATGAAAGTTAAATGATTTTCAATCacaaattcttaaaatatattttcctattCTTCAATGTGCAAAATTCTAcatatttaactttttaaaataattttaaaattaaaaattttgattgaaatttaGGTAATTTAATTGGCATTCCTAAAACTCTTTTATGAcgaattatgatattttattgaCGACAAATGAATTAAAGTACAAACACAGAACAATAATATGATCAatgtaattccacaagtggaTTTGAAAAAGATAAGATGTACACATACTTTATTCATAGCTTTGTGgaataaaaagattatttttgtttaactCTCGATTCAAAAAGGAGATATAGATTCTCATTCGAACAATTtgtcaaaaattcaaaatcaaccATTCCAAGGGCATTGAGAGTAAATTTCACGTTTGTTTTATCGTTCTACTTCTATTGTGTTAATTTTGCCTTTAGAAGTGAATTATTTACAACATATGACCTCTTTTAGGTCAcactttacattttttttcatgttaatCAAATGGAGAAACTTTGGCTTTTGAAAGTAATAATTAAATGTATTACTGcctctatttcaaaaagaatatcctacttttcttttttagactgttttaaaaagaatgatccttttgttttttttacaacactttaatttcagctttccacgtgacatgtttcaAACCACAggattaaatgacattttgatacatttgtcATAACTTTAATTAGgaaccacaaaattaaaaaaatatatattttcttaaattacatgtcaagtcaaattattttttcccgATAATAAATACCCACTAGAATAGCAGATACAGAATCTTAAATAACTGACCTCAAAAAAGGTCATTAGTGCAAAGACATCATTTTACCATTTGAACAATTACTCAATAGATACTAGAAAGAAAGATATTGGCCCAATCACAATTTTCCTATGTTCATTCACATGACTTCTCCCAAGAGGCCCAAACTACATCAAGTACCAAAACTAAGCCCAAAAGTCCCATAGGATTATTCAAAGATCAAAACTACAATCTGCCACTTTTTTcgctaaaatatatatatgtatattaacttgtgaaacCCTAACAAAACTGATTGACAGCTCAGTGTTAGGGAATGGGCCATGGAAATGCTTGTCACACTAGAGTTGTGTGTTCTTTCTTTTCATGCTTTAAACTCTTAATTTTGGCTCTGCCTTTGCTTATGTTGcacattatatatattactactaCTTATTTTGAGCTTTTTAGTAATGTTTTCTACATAAACGAAGAGTACTTTTATAATTCCCTACTCAAATAATCCTTCCACATACGCCACGCTAGTTGAATTCAACCATGATCCGCCCTGAATCAGCTCAGCCACAGTGAACGGCATAGCTTTAGCAGGATCAGTAATGACATGATAACCAGGCCACTTGACACGCTTACTAGTACCAGCACCAGGTCCATTGTTCATAAATTCACCATAATACAATGTCTTCAACGCAAAATCTCCGCGCCATTCAAACCAACCTGATGGATCAATATGACCACCTAGGTACGATTGCATCACTACAgttcttgaatattttttccatGGCCTACCAAGATACGTTTTGAATTCGTTCACGACTGGTTCAAGGTCCGGACTTGCTATTATGTCACATAACTGAATTGATGTCCCAGTCGCCTGATTTGGGTCCGTCCTGCCTTGTGCAGTCACCATGTTTTTCTGTCTTTTATTCGGTTTTCTAGCTACGAGCTGGCATTTCTGGAATACAACTGCTGCATTACCAAATATGAAATCAACAGTACCTGCAGAGACGGattcaagatttgaactttTTAATACTTGAGTTCAATAGAAAGCATAGCACATTTGGGGTAATCTACTTCACGAGTACCTGTCACGTAGGAGTCTCGATAGAATTGCCTTAGAGAATGTGCATAAAGGGTGTCTTGATAAGCATCTATACGACAACGATTTATGACAGACATATCAGCTCCAACTCGTAGTGCCACTGCTTGGCCTTTCTCTGGTCCTGCTGTGTTCTGTATACATAAGTCCTGTAGTATAAATCCTTGGCCAACTGCAGCTGCAATATGATGAAAATGCACTAGTACATATGTAACACTTGTTCATTAATCAAATATGAACTACAAATAACACAATCCTTAATCCTAGCTCGTGAtggcggagccaggattttCATTAAAGGGGTTCGAAATATCAAAGGTATATGACAAAGGCCAAagggttcaacatctactatatatacataagttGTTGAAAACTTACCAAGAGTGGCAGAGCGGAAGGTTGTTGATCCATCGACAACATTAAGGCTACCAGTAATGATGGTAGCATTCATTCCATCACCAACAATCATcaagttcattttcttcttaGTCACCTCAACATTCTCTTTATAAATTCCCATCTTTACATAAATCACGTACCGCGTCTTATTCTTATCTGGTGCTGCAGCAACTGCTTCAGCAAGTGTTTGATAATCCCCTGTTCCATCTTGTGCCACCACTGCATTTGCTATAATGTCCTTACCCGAACTCTCCATCAGCTTCCTATCCTTCAAACTCACCCAAGATGGCATTTTCCCTAAAATCGTCCTGAAAACATCCTCATCGTGAGTTGTTACAGACGCGAGCATCGCCAATGCTACCTTAGCTCTCGTGATCAACTCATCAAGAACTGTTCCATTCTTAGTACTTAACGAATCAAGGCACGTAACGTGGTTAGTAAGCACACCACTTAGCCAACTTTGCGCATTGGCATGCCCCGAGTGACTTCTTTTATCAATTGCTACAATTGAATCAGAAACTAAATCAACTGACAGATCAAGAAGCTCAAGACAATCAGTTAAAGCCCCTTGTTGATGAATGTCATTGATCTGATTCTTGATTTTGCGAACCACTGGAATTGCACTGTTCATTTGATGAacatatttaactaaaaatttCTTCAGAATACTAAGTCCATCTGAATCTGATGTGACAATTTTAGAGACATAAGTAAGGCAGAGTTGGGAATCTTGTGCAGTTTTACATAGATTAGAATGTTTAATCTCAAATTGATATGGAGAAACAAGAAATACAACTAAGAAGAGAGCAACAAAAAAAGTTATGACAAAAGTGAGGATCTTCAAGCTGATTATTGGATTTTGTTTgtgtgtttttgttaacaaAGATTGATGAGGAGTAGCCATTTTCTTAGAAGTTTGTAACTCTGTTATGTGTTGGATGTTTTGAAACACTTTCACTTACTATAATACTTTGTTTATATAATATGTGTCATTCATATACGCTGACGTATTTTAGGTGGTTAAACTTTAACATATGTAATAATGAACGCTTGAAAATACTCACAAATATCTCCAttattattccatttttaattttcatgtaTGGAATGGAagcaataataatataatataatggtCTAGACTCTAGCCAGTACTGTGATAAATTTGACAAAAGAGGGAGAATTGATGTGACTTAACTACTTTGTACAAAGTAGGAAGGAGTTAGGACCATCTTGAAATTGTGTTAGTAGAACTTTCTTGAGGTGAGATTATTAGAACGTTTgcattttttcattcttaattgAAGGTCGTAGATTTGaagtgtttctttttttaattgatttgaaCTAGAACTAATCANaacatacacttttacaatttttaagaagtgtaaataagggtataataggaaaaaacttgttgtcctttcttgatttgtcaaaatggacaactaaatagggacaaccaaaaaaggaaatatggacaagtaaatagggatggagggagtataatatAATGGTCTAGACTCTAGCCAGTATTGTGATAAATTTGACAAAAGAGGGAGAATTGATGTGACTTAACTACTTTGTACAAAGTAGGAAGGAGTTAGGACCATCTTGAAATTGTGTTAGTAGAACTTTCTTGAGGTGAGATTATTAGAACGTTTGCattctttcattcttaattGAAGGTCGTAGATTTGaagtgtttctttttttaattgatttgaaCTCGAACTAATCAAACAAGTAATGAATACCTAATAACTACGAACAATCTCTCTTAGAAAAAAACTATAGCTTGAGAATGAAGAAAAGTGGATGTCGAGATATTCAAGTAAGATGAAGTCTGCTTCAAGTCTCATCATGGAACTATGAAGCATCAAACAAAGTTTCAAAATAGTAGAAATAAGGTGTTAAAAAGAATTTGAAGTAGAGACGAATTGTCTACATGTTATCTAGCTTATCAAAGAGGACGTACAGTGTCATCTTCTTAGAATTATTATTTAAGAAGATAAATATTTACAGAAACATACAGGCAAATCATTATGAAATTTTAGATATGTTAATTTGAGAAGACGCATGAAATTTATTTTCCTCCTAAACTTAAGTCAGGTAGCTTATCAAAGAGGAGAACATATAGTGTCATCTTCTTAGAattattatttaagaaaataaatatttactgAAACATAGAACgacaaaagtctcacattggtgGTTAAAGAGACGGTGATGTATGTACTTATAAGGCTTGAACAATcttcctccctttgagctagcttttggggtgtgacttATGCTCAAGACCTAATTTCACATGATATCAAAGTCGGGTCTATCTCACTCAATGTTGAGTcccccaaaataaaaattgtctaTACACTAGATATGTTAGGCATCGGGTGTGAGGCGGAGtagttaaagaatgacaaaagtttCATATTgatttgagctagtttttggggtgtgagttaggcccaaaACCTCGAAGTTAATTATGCATTAATTCTTTGTTATGTGATTGTATTTGTATGGCAATAAACTTTAGCcaaaatatattgatattttcttaaaatttgctAATATTCAAATTATCATCAACTTTGATTGAATACttgaacaaaaaattagaaaagatttatagccactcaaaaattaagaattttcgcatatagccactcaaaaattaagaattttcgcatctagccactcaaaaataacttaattatgcttcatagctatagtatgttaattacaatttgtagctacatgttagagggaggagagagacgTGCGAGATTGAGAAAGGGAGGAGAGAGACAAGTGAGAGAGGGCAGAagtggagagaggtgaattgtatttgtatatcgaTTAGATAATTGtttatatgtaactactatgtatatgtatcaatgattgtatttgtatatctgcttACATTTTGTACccgtatacaattgaatcgggTTCacacatttgtatttgtatatccagtctctctctcgctttatacaaacacaaaatatacatttgtatttgtataatttatgtttgtataaagcgagagaaagagagagaagagaactGGGCTGGgaaagatttgtatttgtacaaATATAAGTGTATAGGGCGAAgagatatatattttgtatttgtatatccagtctctctctcactttatacaaacacaaacataaattatatatttgtatttgtataatttatgtttgtataaagtaaGAGAGAGACTGACCGAAGAGAATCTAGAGAGACTAGGCAGGGAGAGGGAGAGATGTCTGAAAAAGAGGAGAGATGCGAGAGAGAGGAATGCAATTATAGCTAGAAGTAAGTTCCGAACTGTAATTAATACAAACTGTAGTCatgttagctaattaactagtatactacgaaactgaaataaatcaaaagaaaaagaagaatagaCTTGAAACAGCCAAAAGGTAACACAATGACTTTCATCTTGCAGATTTTTATTCATTACCCCTTGCTAATTTCATCATAACCACCACCACAACCATACTCGTATAGGAAAAAACTAATATTACTCATATCCTTTTTTAGAAAACTATAATTACATTCAAGCATCACCAGTTTCAGCTTCATCGCCAACATAAGctcattatataaatatatatgtatataaactTATGAACCCCTTAACTAAGCTGATTGACAGCTCAGTGTAAGGAATCAGCCATGTAAATGCTTGTCACACTAGAGTTGTGTGTTCTTTATTTTCATGCTTTAAACTCTTAATCCCGG belongs to Solanum stenotomum isolate F172 chromosome 1, ASM1918654v1, whole genome shotgun sequence and includes:
- the LOC125869477 gene encoding pectinesterase 3 — its product is MATPHQSLLTKTHKQNPIISLKILTFVITFFVALFLVVFLVSPYQFEIKHSNLCKTAQDSQLCLTYVSKIVTSDSDGLSILKKFLVKYVHQMNSAIPVVRKIKNQINDIHQQGALTDCLELLDLSVDLVSDSIVAIDKRSHSGHANAQSWLSGVLTNHVTCLDSLSTKNGTVLDELITRAKVALAMLASVTTHDEDVFRTILGKMPSWVSLKDRKLMESSGKDIIANAVVAQDGTGDYQTLAEAVAAAPDKNKTRYVIYVKMGIYKENVEVTKKKMNLMIVGDGMNATIITGSLNVVDGSTTFRSATLAAVGQGFILQDLCIQNTAGPEKGQAVALRVGADMSVINRCRIDAYQDTLYAHSLRQFYRDSYVTGTVDFIFGNAAVVFQKCQLVARKPNKRQKNMVTAQGRTDPNQATGTSIQLCDIIASPDLEPVVNEFKTYLGRPWKKYSRTVVMQSYLGGHIDPSGWFEWRGDFALKTLYYGEFMNNGPGAGTSKRVKWPGYHVITDPAKAMPFTVAELIQGGSWLNSTSVAYVEGLFE